CGTCAGTAACTTAACAGATCATTTGGACGGAGGGGACCTATTggagagaaattgagagatcaaagaatttttggatgaaattggaATATCAGGGACTGAAATGATGTTGAAggcaaagtacagggactaaacaaattttaaataatagtattaattttttctttatatgATGCCTcataaaattttaataaaatattGAAACAATATGAAAAGTATCCCCAAATGTTGAATTAAATACCACAATACTCCTTAGAACAATACATCACAGTAACCAAAATAttgtattaataaaaaaaaataatacatgtatttttgttttttttggagtaaatgaagattTTCATGGATAATTGCAGGCCTAAACGGCACTTACAAATTTCTCGGAAACGAGAATTATGCACCATTCGCTTAACACATCGAAGCTTACTTAATAAAGGAGCCTAACAAACTACAACATTACCCTACAAAGAGATAATTAGTATAGGTTTTAAGTAATCAAATCTCAAATTAACCTAAATTCGTGTTTGATATGTTAAATAAATGAATTAACGAATCCGGACCATTACCGGATCAATGgatcaaattttcaatccaaacccATGTAATAACCATGAATTCAGGTCAAAATCCAATCTAGTGATAGGTCTAGCAAGCAACCCTCTTTTTCAGAAGAGAAATTTTGATAAATAACCATTATTTTGCTTCTGAATTGACTTTTGACCTCCAATTAAAATAACCTTCTATGGTAGAGAAAAGGCATGAGTACCCTTAATCAATCACCAACTGTTAAAGCCTCGTCTTTTTCCGAACCCAAAGCTCACATTCTCGTCATAAAGCTGTCAATATTTTGCGCCATTTATGTGGATGTCGTTATACATCCAAATTGGGGCCAAGCAGCCCAAAACTCAAATTTGAAgtagttaaaaaaataaagaacattACAATTAAATTGATTAATGTACAACAATCCTCAATTAGCCAAGCACAGCATTGAGCATGCTTTCCTCTAGGCCTGGGCGTCTGGACCGGAAGGACCGAACCGGACTGAACAAAAAAGACCGAATCGGTTCGGTGCAAAGACCGACCCGAATGTATGTAATCGGTTAAGTCTCGGGCTTCAAAATTCAAAGACTGAAAGACCGACCCAAACTGAATTGTGTCTCATTTGCCACTTGTCACTCTATGATTGGGTGATATAATAATatgttaaatattaaaaaaaaagaaaaaacctaaGACCTAACCCACCTAAGTCATCGAATCGAGACTAACCCGAtctcagcctctctctctctctctctctctctctctctctctctctctctctctctctccattcaCCACCAGCTCGATACCAGCTCCTCCGCCATTCTCCGTCTCCGAAATCTGCCTCCGCCAGTGAACCACTGGAAGCAAAGCTCCAGAAATTCGCCGTCGCCGACGCCCGACGATCTCAGAGAGAGCTCTCGGATCTTCAATTCCACATGGTTTCGATGTAATTGTGAGTTgtgactttgtgtttgtgaactTTGTGAGTTTGTGTTGTAAAATTTAAGTTTGATTGAACATTTGAAATTTTcaatgtttgaactttgaatagGTTGTAATGTTGTATGATCAGTTATGTTAATGAGTTTGTGAAGTTGATATGCATCCCAGATTTCCAAGTGCCAAAATGAGTCTGGCAGTTTTGCCAGAAGTCCAGATGAGTTTTTGAAAAACTGAGAAAACAGCAAGCTCAAGACTATCTggattttgggcccgaaaaccgaaccgacccGTTTGGGATGGTTTCTGTCGGGTTCTAGTTTTGAAAGAGCCCGAATTGACCCGAACCGATTATTTTGGGCTTGGTCTCGGTTTTACCAAATTTTGGGCCCGGCCTGACCCAAGCCCAAGCCTACTTTCCTCCCCTCCTATAGTCCTATATGTGCTAAAGCTGCACTTCTTGATGACCTTGTTGATGTTTCAAGACCCAGGAAGTCTGGGATTATAAGTTGGcttttttctgctttttgttCTGGCCCTTTTTAGGCCTTCttttaaccaaaacaaaaaatgtcAATTTAGCATTAGATAAAGAACTCACTACTAAATTTTTAAACTGAAGCGGTTCTCTATGATCGATAAGAATCACGTTGTCTTCCAATCTTCTGCATAAAATTCTTTTACTACATCAACAATTAACCATGAAGTGAATTTCCTCCAGCTGTTCAAACAATGAACTGAATCACTATGCAAAAACAGCTCCAACCTCGTATGAATGAAGCATTGTCAAATGCGAGCTCCCATAAATTGGTCATTGAACAACTTGGACATTATCAGTACTTGAAAAATTGGATACCCCAGAACTGACTTATGGGCTCATGAGAAATGCTTATAGTAATAAAAGGTGAAAACTGGTTGGCTTTATTTTATTAGCTGATAGATAATTATATGTTTTTGACAACAATGTCATACGCTAACCTATCCCTACACGACCAAGAGAAAATTGTCAATATCTTGTTGCTGGATCTTTTAACTCGGTACATAAcgaaatgaactccaaatgtcAATCTAGGATAGGAAGTTCAACCTTgtcaaaggaaaagaaactCACCCGTCCCTGCTCCACATTACAAAACTTCAAAGGAATGCTCCTACATTGTCCCTCGAGGGCTTCAAGCTCTGCTCTGGATGGCGGATATCCCCTAAAAGAGAAGCCAAGCTTATAATTAAATACTATTACAAGAGAATGAGATACCAAGATCAATTGAGAAAAGACATAGATTcttgtttacttttttttttttcctgaacaTTTAGATTCTGGTTCACTAGTTAATCGGAAGAACATTTAGTTATTGGATCTAAGCTCAAactaaaatcatttttataatttgtTCAGGTAAATGTTCATTTTCTTGGGGAATCAAACTTTTGAAAGACAATATAAATCCAGCCTCCTTGAACTTTCAAGATGTCAATTCATATACATGCTTCAAATAAGTATTTGTCAGGTAAACATCACATGAAATACCACTTCATCACATGCCATGCAAACATTCATTAATTAAGTTTATGCCAAATACTATTAACCCATTTGAAGCTTTCCACAGCGATGACAACAATAGATCAATCCTGAGTAATAATAGTACAATGTAACTCTCTTATAACTTTTACGAAACAGAAGGCAAAAGAAGGTTCTTGCAACACTCAAATGGACCTCAAAGAAAAACAGTTAAGAAACAAAAGGTAAAATGATATTCCTGCAAAACATAAGGGATGAGCAAAATATGGAAGTGAAAACGTACATAGGACAAACCCAATTGTTTGATGCAAGTTAAAACCgcacccccaaaaaaaaaaagtttagaaCTGTACTAACCGACAATACTGAGTAGGTAGATGCTCAAACACATGAAAACTAGCAGGTTGAAACTTTAGTATCATGGTTTATACAAACACACATATCAGGTGAAAGCTAACAAGAAAAGAGAGTATGCTGAAATTGATAAGTCGAATTGCTTCTGTATGTTATAGTGTCAATATTCATCTTATCTAGTTATCAAGATGACAGCAGACACTTCAAAATGAACTTTGAATTATAAAAATctaaaaatgaaataataaaaCATTTATTGGATACAGTTATGAATTCCAAATTCATATTTAAAGATGAAATGATTTACATGGAAGCAAAGTTTTACCGTTTGCTGCTACTCTGCAAAACCTTTGCGAAAGAATTGGCTTCATATGTTTGCATGAAGCTGTGCAGGAGTCAATTTATGTGGATAAGAACATTTTGTAATCTCATATTAAAAACATTCCCAAATAAGAATTGCAAGAGTGACTAAAACagcagaaaataaaaatagtggATGTTGTTCTGCTACATATGACTCCTCTATGAAAGTACTCCCCTGTATAATTCAGTGCCTAACTATAATGCAACTTAACATCATTTTCtagttattgacaaaaaaaaaacatatttttttctaGTTAAAGAGGAACAATTAGCTTTACAAAATACGTGTAACATTCAGACGATTGACAGATCAAACATGTCTTATGATGATGAGGATTAGTTTCTAaaaccaacacacacacacacacacaaataaaaAACAAGTAATCACAAATGAAATAAATTGAGTTACATCCTTTCAAGTAACCAGAAGAAATACCTAGTAAAACAGAGCACAAAGCATGGATCACCGGGAGAAGACTTCCTGAACTTGCTGTTAGGTAGATACACATTAAAAACCGGCCTGGCTTCATTAATCTGCATCTCATTGAACAATCCAATGACAGACCTGATCTCTTCTGATTCCAAGTTCACCGCCTCGTCACTGTCAGGACAACCTTGGGAAGAAATAGATTCACAATTACTCTTAGCCTTCTTCATAGACCAGGGAATACCATAACGCCCAACAATGTAACCAAGAGATTTGAGTTGCCTATAAGCTCGAAATTCCTCCCAACAGCATCCATACTTGCCACCTGACATATTCACATATACATCTTCCAAGGAAAGGCCAGTATCACTCTCATCCAAGAGAACTAAAGCcccaatttcaaccaaaaaccTTTATACGATTGTCACAATTTGCAAACAAACCCATCTCAACAACATGAGCAAGAATCGCAACAAAAAAAGGGAAGTGGGTATTTGACTTACAGAACTTCCTCAATGGAGTAATAGAGGTTGCCACTACGAACAATTCCAGTAGACTTGGAAAATGTGCCCTTCTGAACTACGACCTGAGCCATGCCCATCTCATCATTCCAGCGAGCCTTGGACACAACCGCCCTGAAAGAGCCGCCAACATCAAAATCAGAACCCTGAAACATTTTCAGATACTATATAGAAATTGATTTCCCAACCTGGGTTGCAATTTGGATGCGGGCCCAGAAGCATAgtgaacttcttcttcttcttcttcttcgacatCATTGATATTAGGCTCTCCCAAAGAATCCAGTGCCTCCATTAATAATTAGAGAGGGAAGGAGGATGGGGCTGGCTTGCTTCAGAAACAAAATCGGCGTTTGTCCTTTATTGGTACCCCTCTCTCCGTTAGTTATTTTCAACAGCATTCCTTACTCTAATaacatttttcaatttattaGATGCCActaaaacataaaattcaatatgaaattattttaAAACATACTTGTGGTAGTTGGAACTCCTCAGTTGAACATTAAAACTTTTAATAAATATTTAAGGGTGtatcaaaatttttatttttattttttaaccaaATTCAGTGATAGCACCCACAATGATATatagaaatagacctactcattagATATTTCATGTACGTAGACATAGCAAAGATCCTTCTTTGGTACTCCAGAGGGGCTAGAGATACATAGAGTGCATAAATGTGCATTAGCTTCCTGAAACTACACTAATAACTAATGGACTGGGGCAAAACCCCAGCCCAAAACTCAAAGCCCAAGAGGGCATTGTATCAAATATCGATCTGCTTGAACAGTTATTTACATCTCATCGTACTTTCTCATATAGAAAGTTGTTTTCATCGGATCTTGAGAAAATACAATCAAGTGAAAGGAAATCCAAATCTGCTGATATTGAGCCGACCATTTTTTTAACTAAAGATGTTATTCTTCTAATTGTGAGCTTTGATTGTCTGATTAGAGTGATGAAATAGTGATTTTTGGAGTAGAATTTATTTAAAATGGGAACAAAATGGTCATCAACCCTGTAAAATGAGTTATTATTCGAGTAAATGATCTGGTCATCGAAATTGTAATTGCATGGATGTTATATATGTATTTAAGTAGAAAATATCCAATTGACAACTGTCACGCAATATATTTAacacagagaaagaaaaaaaagtagagTAATTATAGCAAAACCACACACTTATCATGATTAGAAGTCTAGAGTTCTAATTCAATACAAACTCTTCCAACGAGTGACAATTATGAGTACATGATAAAGATGAAATGCATTGATGAACCAACTTCAACGAACTGAAGACTTCAAATTGGAATCACGAGCTAGAGCTACCAGATAAGGCGGAATTGGAACCAAACTATGGATGGTTTAGATATCGGCGATTTGGAAATGTTttcaaaaaatagaaagaaaaaacaagtaTTAGCTCGACTATGATTCGCTAAGACATTCAGCAATGACAGGTATAGGGACTCCTTGTAAGATTAGGATCCCTTGCTATTTAGGTTTGTTTTCTGTTTCAAATAAATCCCTATTATGTAGGGAGACAACAAGTGTTTTGACTCCTTCCTGCTGCACTTTACCACATTTCAGTTAGTGTAAATCGTGGGCTGTTCTTTACATTCAGTTTGTTCATGTAAGGCTATATATTAGCCAAGGTTGTTATTTCAATAAAGAAGGTTTGTCACGCctctgattttacacacatgaaaatcgatatatataacctcataattatatatgcgtgaacgtccagtcatcaatacaaaatacctgaaatctttttctcttaaacttacacacatattgatgtcctgaaccctcaaagtaaatatacactcgcatccaaagagt
Above is a genomic segment from Rosa chinensis cultivar Old Blush chromosome 3, RchiOBHm-V2, whole genome shotgun sequence containing:
- the LOC112195452 gene encoding uncharacterized protein LOC112195452 isoform X5, coding for MEALDSLGEPNINDVEEEEEEEVHYASGPASKLQPRAVVSKARWNDEMGMAQVVVQKGTFSKSTGIVRSGNLYYSIEEVLFLVEIGALVLLDESDTGLSLEDVYVNMSGGKYGCCWEEFRAYRQLKSLGYIVGRYGIPWSMKKAKSNCESISSQGCPDSDEAVNLESEEIRSVIGLFNEMQINEARPVFNVYLPNSKFRKSSPGDPCFVLCFTRGYPPSRAELEALEGQCRSIPLKFCNVEQGRG
- the LOC112195452 gene encoding uncharacterized protein LOC112195452 isoform X2 is translated as MEALDSLGEPNINDVEEEEEEEVHYASGPASKLQPRAVVSKARWNDEMGMAQVVVQKGTFSKSTGIVRSGNLYYSIEEVLFLVEIGALVLLDESDTGLSLEDVYVNMSGGKYGCCWEEFRAYRQLKSLGYIVGRYGIPWSMKKAKSNCESISSQGCPDSDEAVNLESEEIRSVIGLFNEMQINEARPVFNVYLPNSKFRKSSPGDPCFVLCFTSFMQTYEANSFAKVLQSSSKRGYPPSRAELEALEGQCRSIPLKFCNVEQGRG
- the LOC112195452 gene encoding uncharacterized protein LOC112195452 isoform X6 translates to MEALDSLGEPNINDVEEEEEEEVHYASGPASKLQPRAVVSKARWNDEMGMAQVVVQKGTFSKSTGIVRSGNLYYSIEEVLFLVEIGALVLLDESDTGLSLEDVYVNMSGGKYGCCWEEFRAYRQLKSLGYIVGRYGIPWSMKKAKSNCESISSQGCPDSDEAVNLESEEISKFRKSSPGDPCFVLCFTRGYPPSRAELEALEGQCRSIPLKFCNVEQGRVSFFSFDKVELPILD
- the LOC112195452 gene encoding uncharacterized protein LOC112195452 isoform X4; this encodes MEALDSLGEPNINDVEEEEEEEVHYASGPASKLQPRAVVSKARWNDEMGMAQVVVQKGTFSKSTGIVRSGNLYYSIEEVLFLVEIGALVLLDESDTGLSLEDVYVNMSGGKYGCCWEEFRAYRQLKSLGYIVGRYGIPWSMKKAKSNCESISSQGCPDSDEAVNLESEEISKFRKSSPGDPCFVLCFTSFMQTYEANSFAKVLQSSSKRGYPPSRAELEALEGQCRSIPLKFCNVEQGRVSFFSFDKVELPILD
- the LOC112195452 gene encoding uncharacterized protein LOC112195452 isoform X3, producing the protein MEALDSLGEPNINDVEEEEEEEVHYASGPASKLQPRAVVSKARWNDEMGMAQVVVQKGTFSKSTGIVRSGNLYYSIEEVLFLVEIGALVLLDESDTGLSLEDVYVNMSGGKYGCCWEEFRAYRQLKSLGYIVGRYGIPWSMKKAKSNCESISSQGCPDSDEAVNLESEEIRSVIGLFNEMQINEARPVFNVYLPNSKFRKSSPGDPCFVLCFTRGYPPSRAELEALEGQCRSIPLKFCNVEQGRVSFFSFDKVELPILD
- the LOC112195452 gene encoding uncharacterized protein LOC112195452 isoform X1; protein product: MEALDSLGEPNINDVEEEEEEEVHYASGPASKLQPRAVVSKARWNDEMGMAQVVVQKGTFSKSTGIVRSGNLYYSIEEVLFLVEIGALVLLDESDTGLSLEDVYVNMSGGKYGCCWEEFRAYRQLKSLGYIVGRYGIPWSMKKAKSNCESISSQGCPDSDEAVNLESEEIRSVIGLFNEMQINEARPVFNVYLPNSKFRKSSPGDPCFVLCFTSFMQTYEANSFAKVLQSSSKRGYPPSRAELEALEGQCRSIPLKFCNVEQGRVSFFSFDKVELPILD